A genomic stretch from Limnohabitans sp. includes:
- a CDS encoding IscS subfamily cysteine desulfurase: MTTPHFPIYLDYGATNPCDPRVVDAIIPWLREHFGNPASRSHAWGWEAEAAVEKAREQVADLIGADPREIVWTSGATESNNLAIKGAAHFYKSRGKHLITVKTEHKAVLDTMRELERQGFEVTYMDVQADGLLNLDALKAAIRPDTILISVMFVNNEIGVIQDVTAIGNLCREKGIIFHVDAAQATGKVEIDMTQLPIDLMSLASHKTYGPKGIGALYVRRKPRVRLEAQMHGGGHERGMRSGTLPTHQCVGMGEAFRIAKLEMAQDNAKARALHDRLINGLSDMEQVFLNGHATQRVPHNINMSFNFVEGESLIMGIKGLAVSSGSACTSASLEPSYVLRALGRSDELAHSSLRMTIGRWTTEEDIDYAIQTIRENVAKLRELSPLWEMHQDGIDLSTIQWAAH, encoded by the coding sequence ATGACCACCCCACATTTCCCCATTTACCTCGACTACGGCGCGACCAACCCCTGCGATCCGCGCGTGGTGGACGCCATCATCCCCTGGTTGCGTGAACACTTTGGCAACCCTGCATCGCGCAGCCACGCCTGGGGCTGGGAGGCCGAGGCCGCTGTCGAAAAAGCCCGCGAGCAAGTGGCCGACTTGATCGGTGCCGACCCCCGCGAAATCGTTTGGACCAGCGGCGCCACCGAGTCCAACAACCTGGCCATCAAGGGCGCAGCGCACTTTTACAAGTCACGCGGCAAGCACCTGATCACCGTCAAGACCGAACACAAAGCCGTGCTCGACACCATGCGCGAGCTGGAGCGCCAGGGCTTTGAAGTGACCTACATGGACGTGCAGGCCGATGGTTTGCTCAACCTGGATGCGCTCAAGGCCGCCATTCGCCCCGACACCATCCTCATCAGCGTGATGTTCGTGAACAACGAAATCGGCGTGATCCAGGATGTGACCGCGATTGGCAACCTGTGCCGCGAAAAAGGCATCATCTTCCACGTCGATGCGGCCCAAGCCACCGGCAAGGTCGAGATCGACATGACCCAGTTGCCCATCGATCTGATGAGCCTGGCTTCGCACAAAACCTACGGCCCCAAAGGCATCGGCGCTTTGTATGTGCGGCGCAAGCCCCGCGTGCGGCTGGAGGCACAAATGCACGGTGGCGGTCATGAGCGCGGCATGCGCTCGGGCACCTTGCCCACCCACCAGTGTGTGGGCATGGGCGAGGCGTTTCGCATTGCCAAGCTGGAGATGGCGCAAGACAACGCCAAGGCGCGTGCCTTGCACGACCGCCTGATCAATGGCCTGAGCGACATGGAGCAGGTGTTCCTGAACGGCCACGCGACCCAACGCGTGCCGCACAACATCAACATGAGCTTCAACTTTGTCGAAGGCGAATCGCTGATCATGGGCATCAAGGGCTTGGCGGTGTCGTCGGGCTCGGCCTGCACCTCGGCCAGCCTGGAGCCCAGCTATGTGTTGCGCGCCCTGGGCCGCAGCGACGAGTTGGCCCACAGCAGCTTGCGCATGACCATTGGCCGCTGGACCACCGAAGAAGACATCGACTACGCGATCCAAACCATCCGCGAGAACGTGGCCAAGCTGCGCGAACTCAGCCCCCTGTGGGAAATGCACCAAGATGGCATTGATTTAAGCACCATTCAGTGGGCTGCCCACTGA
- the iscR gene encoding Fe-S cluster assembly transcriptional regulator IscR — MRLTTKGRFAVTAMIDLALRQDAGPVTLAAISQRQQISLSYLEQLFGKLRRHNLVESTRGPGGGYTLGRKSTEITVADIILSVDEPIDATHCGGKENCNGGEGRCMTHDLWASLNSKMVEFLDSVSLQKLVDDQLAKGLVVENKPSLKRAIAPMPISQPIRVNVPNSVFDLGNMFAKS, encoded by the coding sequence ATGCGTTTAACCACCAAAGGTCGTTTTGCCGTCACCGCCATGATCGACTTGGCTTTGCGTCAAGACGCAGGCCCTGTGACATTGGCCGCCATCAGCCAGCGCCAACAGATTTCACTGTCTTATTTGGAGCAGTTGTTCGGCAAGCTGCGTCGACACAACCTGGTGGAGTCCACCCGTGGCCCTGGCGGCGGTTACACCTTGGGTCGCAAATCCACTGAAATCACGGTGGCCGACATCATTTTGTCGGTGGACGAGCCGATTGACGCCACCCACTGCGGCGGCAAAGAAAATTGCAATGGCGGCGAGGGCCGCTGCATGACGCACGACCTGTGGGCTTCCCTGAACTCCAAAATGGTGGAGTTCTTGGACTCGGTGTCCCTGCAAAAGTTGGTGGACGACCAATTGGCCAAAGGCTTGGTTGTTGAAAACAAGCCCAGCCTCAAGCGCGCGATTGCCCCGATGCCGATCAGCCAACCCATCCGCGTGAATGTGCCCAACTCGGTGTTTGACTTGGGCAACATGTTCGCAAAATCCTGA
- a CDS encoding CcdB family protein codes for MAQFDVYPHPDARMRERTPYLLDVQNSFLDKIATRVVIPLRSAEYAPLPMRDLNPVCTVEGQELVLDSAALAAVPVRWLGAPLLNLRAQAPEVVNALDILLGGY; via the coding sequence ATGGCCCAGTTCGACGTTTATCCCCACCCGGATGCCCGCATGCGCGAGCGCACGCCCTATTTGCTGGACGTGCAAAACAGCTTTTTGGACAAGATTGCCACGCGTGTTGTGATCCCCTTGCGCAGCGCCGAATACGCCCCTTTGCCGATGCGTGACCTCAACCCTGTCTGCACGGTGGAGGGTCAGGAACTGGTGCTGGACAGTGCCGCATTGGCCGCAGTGCCTGTGCGCTGGTTGGGTGCGCCGCTGTTGAATTTGCGCGCCCAAGCACCCGAGGTGGTCAATGCGCTCGACATCTTGTTGGGCGGCTATTGA
- a CDS encoding type II toxin-antitoxin system CcdA family antitoxin produces the protein MLRFEDAPKKPVNLSLNAEVLAMARELDMNVSRTVDALLAQEVKRQYWARWQTQNLDAIASYNARIEQEGLPLDAYRSF, from the coding sequence ATGTTGCGCTTTGAAGATGCCCCGAAAAAACCTGTCAATTTATCGCTCAATGCTGAGGTGCTGGCCATGGCGCGCGAGTTGGACATGAATGTGTCGCGCACGGTGGATGCCTTGCTGGCCCAAGAAGTCAAGCGCCAGTATTGGGCGCGCTGGCAGACGCAAAACCTGGATGCCATTGCCAGCTACAACGCCCGCATCGAGCAAGAGGGCTTGCCCCTGGACGCTTACCGCAGCTTCTGA
- the phaZ gene encoding polyhydroxyalkanoate depolymerase, translating into MLYQIFETQRSIMEPFSDLAQAAAKLYSNPLNPMAQTPLAQRVSAGYALMHRLGKDYEKPEFGIKTVKVNKIDVAIHERIEIDKPFCELRRFKRFSDDAATLSVLKTQPVVLIVAPLSGHYATLLRDTVKTMLQDHKVYITDWKNARLVPLSDGEFHLDDYVNYVQEFIRHLQTSYGHCHVVSVCQPTVPVLAAVSLMASRGEKTPVTMTMMGGPIDARKSPTSVNNLATNKSFEWFENNVIYRVPPNFPGAGRRVYPGFLQYTGFVAMNPDRHASSHYDYFKDLIKGDDASAEAHRKFYDEYNAVLDMDADYYLETIQTVFQDFKLVNGTWDIKGVDGRIERVRPQDIKGTALMTIEGELDDISGSGQTRAAQDLCTGVPAIERKHMEVAGAGHYGIFSGRRWRDMVYPQLVKFITSHAPEAKSVAPKTMTKTPAKTTSTPEAKPAAKAVKRAAAKKPAAKAVTKVVATAPADSGKARVNPQGAIKTTWVVAPKA; encoded by the coding sequence ATGCTTTACCAGATTTTCGAAACGCAGCGCTCGATCATGGAACCCTTTTCCGATCTGGCGCAAGCAGCGGCCAAGCTGTACAGCAACCCTCTCAATCCCATGGCGCAAACCCCTTTGGCACAACGCGTGTCTGCAGGATATGCCTTGATGCACCGGTTGGGCAAAGACTACGAAAAGCCAGAGTTCGGCATCAAGACCGTCAAGGTCAACAAAATCGATGTGGCCATCCATGAGCGCATCGAGATCGATAAGCCTTTTTGCGAGTTGCGCCGCTTCAAACGTTTTTCTGACGATGCCGCCACGCTGAGCGTTCTCAAGACCCAACCCGTGGTGCTGATCGTCGCACCGCTGTCAGGTCACTACGCCACCTTGTTGCGCGATACCGTCAAGACCATGCTGCAAGACCACAAGGTGTACATCACCGACTGGAAAAACGCCCGCCTGGTTCCCCTGTCTGACGGTGAGTTCCATCTGGATGATTACGTCAACTATGTGCAGGAATTCATCCGCCACTTGCAAACCAGCTATGGTCATTGCCATGTGGTCAGTGTTTGTCAGCCCACTGTGCCGGTGCTGGCCGCTGTGTCCTTGATGGCCAGTCGTGGTGAAAAAACGCCAGTGACCATGACGATGATGGGTGGCCCCATCGATGCACGCAAATCTCCCACCTCGGTGAACAACCTGGCAACCAACAAGAGCTTCGAGTGGTTTGAGAACAACGTCATCTACCGCGTGCCGCCCAACTTCCCCGGAGCAGGCCGGCGCGTGTACCCCGGCTTCTTGCAGTACACCGGCTTTGTGGCCATGAACCCCGACCGACATGCCAGCAGCCATTACGACTATTTCAAGGACCTCATCAAGGGCGACGACGCCAGTGCCGAAGCCCACCGCAAGTTCTACGATGAATACAACGCCGTTTTGGACATGGACGCCGATTACTACCTGGAAACCATCCAGACGGTGTTTCAGGACTTCAAACTGGTCAATGGCACTTGGGACATCAAGGGTGTGGATGGCCGGATCGAGCGCGTTCGACCCCAAGACATCAAGGGCACGGCCCTGATGACGATTGAAGGCGAACTGGACGATATCTCCGGCTCAGGCCAAACGCGGGCAGCGCAAGACCTGTGCACCGGTGTGCCCGCAATTGAGCGCAAACATATGGAAGTGGCGGGTGCGGGCCATTACGGCATCTTCAGCGGCCGCCGTTGGCGCGATATGGTTTACCCACAATTGGTGAAGTTCATCACCAGCCACGCCCCAGAAGCCAAGTCCGTTGCGCCCAAAACGATGACGAAGACCCCGGCCAAGACCACCAGCACCCCAGAGGCCAAGCCAGCAGCCAAAGCCGTCAAGCGCGCCGCCGCCAAGAAGCCTGCTGCAAAAGCCGTGACCAAAGTCGTGGCCACAGCGCCTGCTGATAGCGGCAAAGCAAGGGTCAATCCGCAAGGTGCCATCAAAACCACCTGGGTGGTGGCCCCAAAAGCCTGA
- the rsxB gene encoding electron transport complex subunit RsxB yields the protein MPMKPTAPETQALFLLLNEALPQTQCTRCGFPDCASYAMAMAEGQAPINQCPPGGQEGIQRLSALTGLPALPLNPKHGHEGPRHVAIIDEAWCIGCTLCIKACPTDAILGANKVMHTVIEPWCTGCELCIPVCPVDCIALENVTDTRTGWAAWSAQEAQTALTRYASRQKRLAHEEAAHQARLITEAEHTLDDLTAHTKGTGNAPEVDRKRAIIEAALAKARAKQHPG from the coding sequence ATGCCCATGAAGCCCACAGCGCCTGAGACCCAGGCGCTTTTTCTTTTGCTCAACGAGGCCCTGCCGCAAACGCAGTGCACGCGTTGCGGGTTTCCGGACTGCGCCAGCTACGCCATGGCCATGGCCGAGGGGCAAGCACCGATCAACCAATGCCCACCTGGCGGACAAGAAGGCATACAACGGCTTTCAGCGCTGACAGGCCTGCCTGCCTTGCCCCTGAACCCCAAACACGGCCATGAAGGGCCACGCCATGTGGCCATCATCGATGAGGCTTGGTGCATCGGTTGCACGTTGTGCATCAAAGCCTGTCCGACCGATGCGATTTTGGGGGCCAACAAAGTCATGCACACCGTGATTGAGCCATGGTGCACGGGGTGTGAATTGTGCATCCCGGTGTGCCCGGTGGACTGCATTGCGCTGGAGAATGTGACTGACACACGCACCGGCTGGGCAGCATGGTCCGCGCAAGAAGCTCAGACAGCCCTCACGCGGTATGCGTCACGCCAAAAACGCCTGGCGCATGAAGAGGCCGCCCACCAAGCCCGGCTGATCACTGAGGCCGAGCACACCTTGGACGACTTGACCGCCCACACCAAGGGCACCGGCAACGCGCCCGAAGTGGACCGAAAACGCGCCATCATCGAAGCGGCGCTGGCCAAAGCCCGTGCCAAACAACATCCAGGCTGA